The following proteins are co-located in the Flectobacillus major DSM 103 genome:
- a CDS encoding DUF2461 domain-containing protein: MAISQETFDYLNQLKINNNREWFHANKKQYDSVKASFEENIQNLIHSIGTFENMTGVKVKDCNYRIARDVRFSPNKDPYKTWLSASFSEGGRKSGRMDYYLHIQDGESFLGGGMYSPTPEQLALFRQEIDYNAEHLKGIIYNPTFVKTFGTPVGESVKTSPKGYDKNHPEIELLRMKQMFFWKKFTNEEVISSDFERIVTQSCLVLKPYLDYLNAIFFDHEEPVIQL; this comes from the coding sequence ATGGCGATTTCACAAGAAACGTTTGACTACCTTAATCAGCTCAAAATCAACAACAACCGTGAGTGGTTCCATGCCAATAAAAAGCAGTATGATTCAGTAAAAGCTAGTTTTGAAGAAAATATTCAAAATCTGATTCATTCAATCGGAACTTTTGAAAACATGACGGGTGTCAAAGTAAAAGATTGTAACTATAGAATTGCCCGTGATGTTCGGTTTTCGCCCAATAAAGACCCTTACAAAACATGGCTTTCGGCAAGCTTTTCGGAAGGCGGACGCAAGTCGGGTAGAATGGACTATTATTTACATATTCAGGATGGCGAATCGTTTTTGGGTGGAGGTATGTACTCGCCTACCCCCGAGCAGCTGGCTTTGTTTCGGCAGGAAATAGATTATAATGCCGAGCATCTCAAAGGAATTATCTATAATCCTACTTTTGTAAAAACATTTGGTACACCTGTTGGCGAAAGCGTAAAAACATCGCCCAAAGGATACGACAAAAATCACCCAGAAATTGAGCTTTTACGAATGAAACAAATGTTTTTCTGGAAAAAATTCACCAATGAAGAGGTTATCTCCTCAGATTTTGAACGAATTGTTACCCAATCCTGTCTGGTATTAAAGCCTTATTTGGACTACCTCAATGCTATTTTCTTTGACCACGAAGAGCCTGTCATTCAGTTGTAG